The following proteins are encoded in a genomic region of Burkholderia cepacia:
- the argC gene encoding N-acetyl-gamma-glutamyl-phosphate reductase yields the protein MSFPTVFIDGDQGTTGLLIHERLRERADLRLLTLPAAERKDPVRRADALNACDIAILCLPDAAAREAVGFIRNPAVRVIDASSAHRTQPEWVYGFPEMAEGHARNIAHAKRVTNPGCYPTGAIGLLRPLQQAGLLPRDYPVSIHAVSGYSGGGRAAVEAFESGDAAARGLPLQVYGLALEHKHAPEIRLHAGLAHRPFFVPAYGAYRQGIVLTIPIELRLLPAGVTGEQLHACLAHHYAGARHVDVTPLADARAITHLDPQALNGTNDLRLGVFVNEDHGQVLLSAVFDNLGKGASGAAVQNLDLMLDASSAA from the coding sequence ATGAGCTTCCCCACTGTCTTCATCGACGGCGACCAGGGCACGACCGGACTGCTGATTCACGAGCGCCTGCGCGAGCGCGCCGACTTGCGGCTGCTCACGCTTCCGGCTGCCGAACGCAAGGACCCCGTGCGGCGCGCCGACGCGCTCAACGCATGCGATATCGCGATCCTGTGCCTGCCCGATGCGGCCGCGCGCGAAGCGGTCGGCTTCATCCGGAACCCGGCGGTACGCGTGATCGATGCGAGTTCCGCTCACCGCACGCAGCCCGAATGGGTCTACGGCTTTCCCGAGATGGCCGAAGGACACGCGCGGAACATTGCACACGCAAAGCGCGTCACCAATCCGGGCTGCTACCCGACAGGCGCGATCGGCCTGCTGCGCCCGCTGCAACAGGCCGGCCTGCTGCCGCGCGACTACCCGGTGAGCATCCATGCGGTCTCCGGTTACTCGGGGGGTGGAAGGGCGGCCGTCGAAGCATTCGAATCGGGTGACGCCGCCGCACGCGGGCTGCCGCTGCAGGTGTATGGCCTGGCACTGGAGCACAAGCATGCCCCCGAGATCCGGCTGCACGCCGGGCTCGCACACCGGCCGTTCTTCGTGCCGGCCTACGGTGCCTACCGGCAAGGCATCGTGCTCACCATACCGATCGAACTGCGCCTGCTTCCGGCCGGCGTGACCGGTGAGCAGCTGCATGCGTGCCTCGCGCACCATTACGCCGGCGCACGTCACGTCGACGTCACGCCGCTTGCCGACGCCCGCGCGATCACGCATCTCGATCCGCAAGCGCTGAACGGCACCAATGACCTGCGGCTCGGCGTGTTCGTCAATGAAGACCACGGTCAGGTACTGCTGTCCGCCGTGTTCGACAATCTCGGCAAAGGGGCATCGGGTGCAGCCGTGCAGAATCTCGACCTGATGCTCGACGCATCGAGCGCGGCCTGA
- a CDS encoding LysR substrate-binding domain-containing protein has translation MNKSPNLDDLRVFSLVVRLASFSAAAEQLAVSPAYVSKRIALLEAQLGTRLLHRSTRRVSATEAGERVFARAEKILDDVDHLVEDVSTTRTVPRGTLRISSSFGFGRHVVAPALLDFSARYPQLNVRLDLFDRLVDVAGEGYDLDVRIGDEIADHLIARRLAANHRVLCASPDYLARRGTPRSLADLASHDCLAIKERDHPFGIWRLNVRGETVTVKVGGALSTNHGEVAVQWALAGRGIVLRSIWEAAPLIERGELCRVLPDAIQPANIWAVYPERVAASAKVRVCVDFLVETLAGLNAAAGDDTA, from the coding sequence GTGAACAAATCCCCGAATCTCGACGACCTGCGCGTGTTCAGCCTGGTTGTCCGCCTGGCGAGCTTCAGCGCGGCCGCCGAGCAGCTCGCGGTGTCGCCCGCGTACGTCAGCAAGCGCATCGCGTTGCTCGAGGCGCAGCTCGGCACGCGCCTGCTGCATCGCTCGACGCGTCGCGTGAGCGCGACCGAAGCAGGCGAACGCGTATTCGCGCGCGCCGAGAAGATTCTCGACGACGTCGATCATCTCGTCGAGGACGTGTCGACTACCCGCACGGTGCCGCGCGGCACGCTGCGCATCTCGAGCAGCTTCGGCTTCGGCCGGCATGTCGTTGCGCCGGCGCTGCTCGACTTCAGCGCGCGCTATCCGCAACTGAACGTGCGGCTCGATCTGTTCGACCGGCTCGTCGATGTCGCGGGAGAGGGCTACGACCTCGACGTGCGGATCGGCGACGAGATCGCCGATCACCTGATCGCGCGCCGCCTCGCCGCGAACCATCGCGTGCTGTGCGCGTCGCCCGACTATCTCGCACGACGCGGCACGCCGCGCTCGCTCGCGGATCTCGCGTCGCACGATTGTCTTGCAATCAAGGAGCGCGACCATCCGTTCGGTATTTGGCGATTGAATGTGCGCGGCGAGACGGTCACGGTGAAGGTCGGCGGCGCGCTGTCGACGAATCATGGCGAGGTGGCCGTGCAGTGGGCGCTGGCGGGACGCGGGATCGTATTGCGGTCGATCTGGGAGGCCGCGCCGCTGATCGAGCGCGGTGAACTGTGCCGCGTACTGCCGGACGCGATCCAGCCCGCGAACATCTGGGCTGTGTATCCGGAACGCGTCGCAGCGTCGGCGAAGGTGCGCGTGTGCGTGGATTTTCTGGTGGAGACGCTGGCCGGCCTGAATGCAGCAGCAGGTGACGATACGGCCTGA
- a CDS encoding tartrate dehydrogenase produces MTDKTYRIAVIPGDGIGREVMPEGLRALAAVTARFGIRFDFVEIDWASCDYYAQHGKMMPDDWKAQLSGMDAILFGAVGWPATVPDHISLWGSLLKFRREFDQYINLRPARLFDGVPSPLAGRRAGDIDFMIVRENTEGEYSSVGGTMFEGTDREVVMQQSIFTRHGTERVLKFAFELAQRRAKRLTVATKSNGIAISMPWWDARAAEMAERFPEIAVDKQHIDILCARFVLQPDRFDVVVASNLFGDILSDLGPACTGTIGIAPSANLNPDRTFPSLFEPVHGSAPDIAGQYIANPVAMIWSAAMMLDFLGNGTGREREAHDAIVAAIENVLRTGPHTRDLGGNAGTQEVGEAIAARIAG; encoded by the coding sequence ATGACCGACAAGACCTACAGGATTGCCGTGATCCCCGGCGATGGCATCGGCCGCGAAGTGATGCCCGAGGGCCTGCGCGCGCTCGCCGCCGTCACCGCGCGCTTCGGCATCCGCTTCGACTTCGTCGAGATCGACTGGGCGAGCTGCGACTACTACGCGCAGCACGGCAAGATGATGCCGGACGACTGGAAGGCGCAGTTGTCAGGCATGGACGCGATCCTGTTCGGCGCGGTCGGCTGGCCCGCGACGGTGCCCGATCACATCTCGCTGTGGGGCTCGCTGCTGAAATTCCGCCGCGAATTCGACCAGTACATCAACCTGCGGCCCGCGCGCCTGTTCGACGGCGTGCCGTCGCCGCTCGCCGGCCGCCGCGCGGGCGACATCGATTTCATGATCGTGCGCGAGAACACCGAGGGTGAATATTCGTCGGTCGGCGGCACGATGTTCGAAGGCACCGATCGCGAAGTCGTGATGCAGCAGTCGATCTTCACGCGGCACGGCACCGAGCGTGTGCTGAAATTCGCGTTCGAGCTCGCGCAACGGCGCGCGAAGCGCCTCACCGTCGCGACGAAGAGCAACGGCATCGCGATCAGCATGCCGTGGTGGGATGCGCGCGCGGCCGAAATGGCCGAACGCTTTCCCGAGATCGCCGTCGACAAGCAGCACATCGACATCCTGTGCGCGCGCTTCGTGCTGCAGCCGGACCGCTTCGACGTCGTCGTCGCGTCGAACCTGTTCGGCGACATCCTGTCCGATCTCGGCCCGGCCTGTACGGGCACGATCGGCATCGCGCCGTCGGCGAACCTGAACCCCGACCGCACGTTCCCGTCGCTGTTCGAACCCGTGCATGGGTCGGCACCCGACATCGCGGGGCAATACATCGCGAACCCGGTCGCGATGATCTGGTCGGCGGCGATGATGCTCGACTTCCTCGGCAACGGCACGGGCCGCGAACGTGAAGCGCACGACGCGATCGTCGCCGCGATCGAGAACGTACTGCGCACGGGGCCGCATACGCGCGATCTCGGCGGTAATGCAGGCACGCAGGAAGTGGGCGAGGCGATCGCCGCGCGGATCGCGGGCTGA
- a CDS encoding DUF1348 family protein — translation MSASPEVRPPVPPFTLETARQKVRAAEDAWNTRDPQRVSLAYTPQSRWRNRAEFVTGRDEIVGLLQRKWTRELDYRLIKELWAFGGNRIAVRFAYEWHDDAGNWFRSYGNENWEFDENGLMAHRHASINDLPIREADRLYHWPLGRRPDDHPGLSDLGL, via the coding sequence ATGTCCGCTTCCCCCGAAGTCCGCCCACCCGTTCCGCCCTTCACGCTTGAAACGGCGCGCCAGAAGGTGCGCGCTGCCGAGGACGCATGGAACACGCGCGACCCGCAACGCGTGTCGCTCGCCTATACGCCGCAAAGCCGATGGCGCAATCGTGCCGAGTTCGTCACGGGCCGCGACGAGATCGTCGGGCTGCTGCAGCGGAAATGGACGCGCGAGCTCGACTACCGGCTGATCAAGGAGCTGTGGGCGTTCGGCGGCAATCGCATCGCGGTGCGCTTTGCGTACGAATGGCATGACGACGCGGGCAACTGGTTTCGTTCGTATGGCAACGAGAACTGGGAGTTCGACGAAAACGGCCTGATGGCGCATCGTCACGCGAGCATCAATGATCTGCCGATTCGCGAGGCGGACCGTCTTTATCACTGGCCGCTCGGTCGTCGTCCGGACGATCATCCGGGGCTGTCCGACCTCGGGCTGTGA